In Streptomyces nodosus, one DNA window encodes the following:
- a CDS encoding site-specific integrase has product MIDTDTSGRLTGHLSWALRLEVAVSNRLLAYAPKAETVPPAQWRRIAPVVRSLGFMAVAAGPYGPDVVMTPLARLVAWVEAQGLPLEPSVILDQSTVERFILVGCRDMAANSRRTCSSQLRRASEALLLDQLGQHPPIRLKATAAPVAPYPPAEIAYWLIWAQSLPTPAQRRNACLLFCLGVGCGLAVEDLVYVRGRDILAGPTGRALVKVHGRRPRTVVCRYAYEELLLAEAAHIPADAYAFRPDWQDRTSKHIASDWLARYPRIIGRCDGAVLQPQRLRTTWLVDLLNAGIPLKVILKASGLGTLHSLSRYLVFLHDVPEAEASDLLRGAAA; this is encoded by the coding sequence GTGATCGACACTGACACGAGTGGCCGGTTAACCGGCCACCTGTCATGGGCCTTGCGCCTGGAGGTCGCTGTGTCGAATCGCCTGCTGGCCTACGCACCGAAGGCGGAGACGGTGCCTCCCGCCCAGTGGCGCCGCATCGCTCCGGTCGTCCGTTCGCTGGGATTCATGGCCGTCGCAGCGGGACCCTACGGACCAGACGTGGTCATGACACCGCTCGCACGGCTGGTCGCCTGGGTCGAGGCCCAGGGCCTCCCGCTCGAACCCTCGGTGATCCTTGACCAGAGCACCGTCGAACGGTTCATCCTCGTCGGCTGCCGCGACATGGCCGCCAACAGCCGCCGAACCTGCAGCAGCCAGCTGCGCCGGGCTTCCGAAGCGCTCTTGTTGGACCAGCTCGGACAGCATCCGCCGATCCGGCTGAAGGCCACCGCCGCCCCAGTGGCCCCCTACCCGCCGGCGGAAATCGCCTACTGGCTGATCTGGGCGCAGAGCCTGCCCACCCCCGCCCAGCGGCGCAACGCCTGTCTTCTGTTCTGTCTCGGTGTTGGTTGCGGGCTCGCCGTTGAGGATCTTGTGTACGTTCGGGGGCGGGACATCCTGGCGGGCCCCACCGGCCGGGCACTGGTGAAGGTGCACGGGCGCCGTCCGCGCACTGTCGTATGCCGGTACGCCTACGAGGAACTGCTGCTGGCGGAAGCCGCCCACATCCCGGCAGACGCGTACGCCTTCCGGCCGGACTGGCAGGACCGCACCAGCAAGCACATCGCATCGGACTGGCTGGCCAGGTACCCGCGGATCATCGGCCGTTGTGACGGTGCAGTGCTGCAGCCCCAGCGGCTGCGCACGACCTGGCTCGTCGATCTGCTGAATGCAGGTATTCCGCTGAAGGTGATCCTCAAAGCGTCGGGGCTCGGGACCCTGCACAGCCTCTCGCGCTACCTCGTCTTCCTCCACGACGTGCCCGAAGCGGAGGCATCCGATCTGTTGCGGGGGGCGGCGGCATGA
- a CDS encoding helix-turn-helix domain-containing protein, whose amino-acid sequence MTGGRARTAPPWSYAVDPEEWPDARIAGEPAAAVVQTIARRLAAALRERPELSLRALAAQSNVGRQTIGDLLAGATWPDVLTVCRLERALGLALWPGSNTTQCAHD is encoded by the coding sequence ATGACCGGAGGCCGAGCGCGCACGGCGCCGCCATGGAGCTACGCCGTCGATCCGGAGGAGTGGCCGGATGCCCGGATCGCCGGGGAGCCCGCCGCGGCGGTGGTCCAGACGATTGCCCGCCGCCTCGCCGCCGCCCTGCGTGAGAGGCCGGAGCTCTCGCTGCGTGCCCTGGCCGCCCAGAGCAACGTCGGCAGACAGACCATCGGGGATCTGCTGGCGGGCGCCACCTGGCCGGATGTACTGACGGTCTGCCGACTGGAGCGTGCCCTGGGCTTGGCGCTCTGGCCCGGATCGAATACGACCCAATGTGCTCATGACTGA
- a CDS encoding IclR family transcriptional regulator, which produces MVDGKHLSATEALASVTKALDVLVLAYDRGEIGVTETARELGISRSTAHRILVTLQRTGFLRHDPGQHGYSAGPQLVRMGLTAIAQLDVRRQARRPLEELSEKLQETVCLYSLDAAVVRLLDGVECRHVLRVSVPLGQELPAHVTAAGKALLALRDPADVRTTLPAALPATAAGSITEWPLLEVELEEVRARGWAADLEESAHDLHGVGVAIRNRIGEPLAAISVYAPAVRLRERDMPAIATALQETATTIARAE; this is translated from the coding sequence ATGGTGGATGGCAAGCATCTGTCGGCGACAGAGGCCTTGGCGTCGGTGACGAAGGCCCTGGATGTTCTAGTCCTGGCGTATGACCGGGGGGAAATCGGTGTTACCGAAACCGCCCGGGAGCTCGGTATCTCACGTTCCACCGCACACCGCATCCTGGTCACCCTGCAGCGCACGGGTTTCCTGCGTCACGATCCTGGCCAGCACGGATACTCGGCGGGTCCGCAGCTCGTACGCATGGGACTGACCGCGATCGCCCAGCTGGACGTCCGACGACAGGCGCGCAGACCCCTGGAGGAGCTCTCCGAGAAGCTGCAGGAGACGGTGTGCCTGTACTCCCTGGATGCGGCCGTCGTCCGACTACTCGACGGAGTCGAGTGCCGGCATGTCCTGCGCGTCAGCGTTCCGCTCGGACAGGAGCTCCCCGCCCACGTCACAGCGGCGGGCAAGGCTTTGCTCGCACTGCGCGACCCGGCAGATGTACGCACGACACTCCCGGCCGCGCTCCCTGCCACAGCGGCAGGAAGCATCACTGAGTGGCCACTGCTTGAGGTGGAGTTGGAGGAAGTTAGAGCCCGAGGATGGGCGGCAGACCTCGAGGAAAGTGCACACGACCTGCACGGCGTAGGCGTGGCCATCCGCAACCGCATCGGGGAACCGCTCGCCGCGATCTCCGTGTACGCACCCGCCGTACGTCTGCGTGAACGGGACATGCCAGCGATTGCCACGGCCTTGCAGGAGACCGCCACCACGATCGCCAGGGCAGAGTGA
- a CDS encoding NUDIX domain-containing protein — protein sequence MRRVVFVALLSSDGRLALVTDDLPGAGPRWVLPSGSARAAEPYREAAVRVLREAVGAMPVRGGTVEGCRWAQVPVPVGRSRREAHVFIFRLPEAGDPPEPLSWRGATRWAGPEQWQELCTRCDLPDVDVLLTGYLEG from the coding sequence ATGCGGCGGGTGGTGTTCGTCGCGTTGCTGAGCTCGGACGGGCGGCTTGCCCTGGTGACAGACGACCTGCCTGGAGCTGGTCCCCGGTGGGTACTCCCTTCAGGATCCGCCCGAGCCGCAGAACCCTACCGTGAAGCGGCAGTGCGCGTTCTCCGCGAAGCGGTCGGCGCGATGCCGGTGCGCGGGGGCACTGTTGAAGGATGCCGCTGGGCTCAGGTGCCTGTGCCCGTAGGCCGGAGCCGTCGAGAGGCGCACGTGTTCATCTTTCGTCTCCCTGAAGCTGGCGATCCGCCGGAGCCTCTGTCCTGGAGGGGAGCGACACGCTGGGCGGGGCCTGAGCAGTGGCAGGAGTTGTGCACACGGTGTGATCTGCCAGATGTAGATGTGCTGTTGACGGGATACCTGGAGGGGTAG
- the mads8 gene encoding methylation-associated defense system ATP-binding protein MAD8 → MSTVGLTEPSTADLRDALEGVLVPRLTSLLASRDAGHCMRVTEVDAALAARLVRRLRSANGSGAEVCLLGPARDTEEGSELRDVTVTSTKLVELRNRTEQPQPDGAAGPLLVFVPPGLRASAEDSFGVATFEEISLGDSYDLLAAQLLDEVPATLRPSVEELLALLGEVPDQRASARARAAYLLALKANGYGEQAAGAAVFHFGLVPDFELFAQPSEVRERADRNRDLVDKLTESARSERQRVLELGLTDSEFAGRLAGFVARCGLEDRVAWTRRIVVDRENWALSFGNWRLDDRQRASISIEVQELGLPRAGDVPDDLAAYPALSAIAGQPYLLAGPKGVSELLAHFTVDPLPRKVEGLARFRVEIASEKSGPIGRSTSVKKAAKAEHKAKLPKLTKIDWDEGWHYLTVTPLDDQEQPLDVESAGDGLPGGQSERFYVVPDAETEEPPERSAGRYEGVVQALRDLQFQALANSDDPARVALGEVRWKAGTARAQQRTLSARVSAAGTVDIRLSPTLTVLQQRILAAADRPGLWQLSLGPGSAGDPVLDADDGLVASLTGRTAEAFDAFLAARRDYFSALRGAGDAAEEESLLVTEAVDFSAVRIELAAYAQAYTELIAAQLHHLERAGDTERASVLVRLAQILQFDCVAATLTDGLGQRHHVLLVAPTHPLRALWLATWSALGADWITRLTGADRRQVVAARGSLMDELSSLGFPFAVPRRDGRLLVAAENLTPYWGAYLPSEVEDPRGLLGQLASVLRLPTATSGTGAGSTGLSGTHLADRVERYVRLHPYVHTLVMNVVNAGRGELLADMLLELQRREVTRSLRFDLRLCVGDPEAPEAGEALAELLRAEAQVSAAEAEAFLNPSGGAFQAKLAFSVRSVDEFTANPGEFDAHLTVLIDAFGGEQLGSTQHEDIAHAPVHGLVQAMASRYVENEQQVAWRKFPRHGEAPVLDDAEDLTTLLGHLPALMASAAASVATAGRALRHVPCTVLALETADRALLYQAHQVSDWVVTIDRTLGLEYFDHSGDDGRPEYVIDYVPQAGGTLGHQIMVSSKSVDELRALLGPVAADHDLNVDQRHLHTFFDQLRLLSGNLAFKLASAAPTQRTEVLGLSLARLYLDYQGVLTNQIIVPLDAHPELYREARRQVRELGDSLSFHRSDLALFHLDDRRRTITCRLVEVKCYTALNNIGAYQQLKAKVAEQLERSQDVLATAFDPHRSTPDRVDRGVKNLALSSLLRFYLTRAFRHGTMGKAPYEAAHRLLDRLDDGYTLQFTRSGLVFDLARSGTDRELDHAIEFHRIGRDLIKELIDAIPTVQNKVQPQPQDLEPSDDVPDGSGGDPAATLSRLDLTVPRIADAAFRAPEVEVVPAPPAADRETPASPEAVEATSGAALTNTAPGPQQPSLSTTLSESPQTQARPEPAPSRPAVSSTASNDAPATDVPRVVPSLVPDAFLGVMRPSPQYGVLGDIAGRTIALDLYETHTISLFGVQGGGKSYTLGSIMEMASLPAPPVNELPHPLATVVFHYSQTQDYAPEFTSMAHPNDDETQLRTLKERYGAQPKALQDVLLLVPAAQLAERRSEYPGIEVQPLTFASNELQAAHWRFLMGAVGNQSVYIRQLTRIMRAHRDNLNLAAIRQGVEESELPDHLKRLAQERLNLAAEYIDDTTRLTSLVRPGRLIIVDLRDEFIEKDEALGLFVVLMQLFAEARDGDEHFNKLVVFDEAHKYIDSPDLVSGLVETVREMRHKGMSILVASQDPPSVPISLIELSDHVILHKFTSPAWLKHLQKANAALSTLSSDQMSRLQPGEAYVWASKATDPAFTHGAVRIRCRPRVTKHGGATKTAGGGQ, encoded by the coding sequence GTGAGCACTGTGGGCCTGACCGAGCCGAGCACCGCAGATCTGCGCGATGCGCTGGAGGGCGTGCTGGTACCCCGGCTCACGTCTCTGCTCGCCTCGCGCGACGCGGGCCACTGCATGCGGGTGACCGAAGTGGACGCCGCCCTCGCGGCGCGTCTGGTGCGCAGGCTCAGGAGCGCCAACGGCTCGGGGGCCGAGGTGTGTCTGCTGGGGCCTGCACGGGACACCGAGGAAGGCAGCGAGCTGCGGGATGTCACAGTGACCAGCACCAAGCTGGTCGAGTTGCGCAACCGCACGGAGCAGCCTCAGCCGGACGGCGCTGCCGGACCCCTGCTCGTCTTCGTGCCGCCGGGGCTCAGGGCCAGCGCAGAGGACTCTTTCGGTGTCGCGACCTTCGAGGAGATCTCTCTCGGAGACAGCTACGACCTCCTCGCCGCCCAGCTGCTGGACGAGGTGCCGGCCACGCTGCGACCAAGTGTGGAGGAGCTGCTCGCGCTCCTGGGCGAGGTCCCCGACCAGCGCGCGAGTGCACGGGCCCGTGCCGCGTACCTGCTCGCTCTCAAGGCCAACGGCTACGGAGAACAGGCCGCCGGGGCCGCGGTCTTCCATTTCGGCCTGGTTCCGGACTTCGAGCTGTTTGCCCAACCGAGCGAGGTGCGGGAGCGAGCCGACCGTAATCGCGACCTCGTCGACAAGCTGACCGAGTCCGCCCGCTCGGAGCGACAGCGGGTGCTGGAACTCGGGCTCACTGACTCGGAATTCGCCGGCCGCCTTGCCGGATTCGTGGCCCGCTGCGGGCTGGAGGACCGCGTCGCGTGGACGCGGCGTATCGTCGTCGACCGGGAGAACTGGGCGCTTTCTTTCGGGAACTGGCGCCTCGACGACCGCCAGCGTGCCTCGATCTCCATCGAGGTGCAGGAACTCGGACTGCCCCGCGCGGGTGACGTGCCCGACGATCTGGCCGCGTACCCCGCGTTGTCCGCCATAGCTGGCCAGCCCTATCTGCTGGCCGGTCCGAAGGGCGTCAGCGAGCTCCTCGCCCACTTCACGGTCGACCCCCTCCCTCGCAAGGTGGAGGGGCTCGCCCGATTCCGTGTGGAGATCGCGTCGGAGAAGTCCGGGCCGATCGGCCGCAGCACCTCAGTGAAGAAGGCTGCCAAGGCCGAACACAAAGCGAAGCTGCCCAAACTCACGAAGATCGACTGGGACGAAGGATGGCACTACCTCACCGTCACACCGCTCGACGACCAGGAGCAGCCTCTCGATGTCGAGTCGGCCGGCGACGGTCTGCCAGGGGGGCAGAGCGAGCGGTTCTACGTCGTGCCCGATGCGGAGACGGAGGAGCCACCAGAGCGCAGTGCGGGCCGGTACGAGGGTGTCGTACAGGCCCTGCGCGACCTTCAGTTCCAGGCGCTAGCGAACAGTGACGACCCGGCACGTGTCGCGCTCGGCGAAGTCCGGTGGAAGGCAGGCACCGCCCGCGCCCAGCAACGGACGCTGAGCGCCCGGGTCAGCGCCGCCGGGACGGTGGACATCCGCCTCTCCCCCACCCTCACTGTGCTTCAGCAGCGCATCCTCGCAGCGGCAGACCGGCCGGGGCTGTGGCAGCTCAGCCTGGGACCGGGGAGTGCCGGAGACCCTGTGCTCGATGCCGATGACGGGTTGGTGGCCTCGCTGACCGGTCGGACGGCCGAAGCCTTCGACGCTTTCCTCGCGGCGAGGCGGGATTATTTCTCCGCACTCCGCGGCGCCGGCGACGCGGCAGAAGAAGAGAGTCTCCTGGTCACCGAGGCCGTCGACTTCTCGGCGGTGCGCATAGAGCTCGCCGCGTACGCGCAGGCGTACACCGAGCTCATCGCGGCGCAGCTGCACCACCTGGAGCGGGCCGGGGACACGGAGCGGGCGTCAGTTCTCGTCCGTCTCGCCCAGATCCTGCAGTTCGACTGCGTGGCCGCGACGCTCACCGATGGGCTTGGACAACGCCACCACGTCCTGCTCGTGGCTCCTACGCACCCGCTACGCGCCCTGTGGCTGGCAACCTGGTCGGCCCTGGGCGCCGACTGGATCACGCGGCTGACGGGCGCCGACCGGCGCCAGGTCGTCGCCGCTCGCGGCTCGCTGATGGACGAGCTGTCCTCGCTGGGGTTTCCCTTCGCGGTGCCGCGGCGGGACGGACGCCTCCTGGTGGCTGCGGAGAACCTCACTCCGTACTGGGGGGCCTATCTGCCCAGTGAGGTGGAAGACCCGCGCGGGCTGCTCGGCCAACTGGCCTCAGTACTGCGACTGCCGACTGCTACATCCGGTACCGGTGCCGGGTCCACCGGTCTGTCGGGCACGCATCTCGCAGACCGCGTGGAGCGCTATGTGCGCCTGCATCCGTATGTCCACACCCTCGTGATGAACGTCGTGAACGCGGGGCGCGGTGAGCTGCTTGCCGACATGCTGCTGGAGCTCCAACGGCGGGAGGTGACGCGGTCTCTGCGCTTCGACCTGCGTCTGTGTGTTGGCGATCCGGAGGCGCCGGAGGCGGGAGAGGCGCTCGCTGAGCTGCTGCGCGCGGAGGCCCAGGTCTCAGCCGCCGAGGCGGAGGCGTTCCTCAACCCTTCGGGGGGCGCGTTCCAGGCGAAGCTGGCCTTCTCCGTCCGGTCGGTGGACGAGTTCACTGCCAACCCTGGCGAATTCGACGCGCACCTCACCGTTCTCATCGACGCCTTCGGCGGGGAACAACTCGGCTCAACCCAGCACGAGGACATCGCGCACGCGCCGGTCCACGGACTAGTGCAGGCGATGGCATCGCGGTACGTAGAGAACGAACAGCAGGTCGCGTGGCGCAAGTTCCCCCGGCACGGCGAAGCACCGGTTCTGGACGATGCCGAGGACCTCACCACGCTTCTTGGCCACCTCCCCGCGCTCATGGCCTCGGCCGCCGCGAGTGTCGCCACCGCAGGCCGCGCACTGCGGCACGTCCCCTGCACCGTGCTCGCCCTGGAAACCGCGGACCGCGCTCTGCTGTACCAGGCCCATCAAGTCAGCGACTGGGTCGTCACCATCGACCGGACCTTGGGGCTGGAGTACTTCGACCACTCCGGCGATGACGGACGCCCCGAGTACGTCATCGACTACGTGCCGCAGGCAGGCGGAACTCTGGGCCACCAGATCATGGTCAGCTCCAAGTCCGTGGACGAACTGCGCGCCCTGCTCGGTCCGGTCGCCGCAGACCACGACCTGAATGTCGACCAGCGGCACCTTCACACATTCTTCGATCAGTTGCGGCTGCTGTCGGGGAACCTGGCCTTCAAGCTGGCGTCCGCCGCTCCCACCCAGCGCACGGAAGTCCTCGGCCTCTCGCTCGCCCGGCTCTACCTCGACTACCAGGGGGTCCTCACCAACCAGATCATCGTCCCATTGGACGCACATCCAGAGCTGTATCGCGAAGCACGCCGCCAGGTGCGAGAACTGGGGGACTCCCTCTCCTTCCACCGCAGCGATCTGGCCCTGTTCCACCTCGACGACCGGCGCAGGACGATCACCTGCCGCCTGGTCGAGGTCAAGTGCTACACAGCCTTGAACAACATCGGCGCCTACCAGCAGCTCAAGGCGAAGGTCGCCGAGCAGCTCGAGCGCAGCCAGGATGTTCTCGCGACCGCCTTCGACCCTCATCGCAGCACTCCGGACCGTGTCGACCGCGGTGTGAAGAACCTCGCGCTCAGCTCCTTGCTCCGCTTCTACCTGACACGTGCCTTCCGCCACGGCACGATGGGCAAGGCCCCGTACGAAGCAGCACACCGCCTTCTGGACCGCCTCGACGACGGCTATACGCTGCAGTTCACCCGCAGTGGACTGGTCTTCGACCTCGCCCGATCGGGCACCGACCGGGAACTCGACCACGCCATAGAGTTCCACCGCATCGGCCGCGATCTGATCAAGGAACTGATCGACGCGATCCCGACTGTCCAGAACAAGGTCCAGCCGCAGCCTCAGGACCTCGAACCGTCTGATGACGTTCCCGATGGCAGCGGCGGTGATCCAGCTGCCACCCTGTCTCGGCTCGATCTGACGGTGCCCCGGATTGCCGACGCCGCGTTCCGCGCGCCAGAGGTCGAAGTCGTACCAGCCCCGCCGGCAGCGGACCGAGAGACCCCTGCCTCCCCAGAAGCTGTGGAGGCGACATCAGGAGCGGCCCTCACGAACACCGCTCCTGGCCCTCAGCAGCCGTCCCTGTCGACCACGCTGAGTGAGTCGCCACAGACACAGGCAAGGCCGGAGCCTGCGCCATCGCGGCCAGCCGTCAGTTCTACGGCGTCCAATGACGCACCGGCTACCGACGTGCCCCGCGTAGTTCCCTCACTCGTTCCGGACGCGTTCCTCGGCGTCATGCGCCCGTCCCCTCAGTACGGCGTACTCGGTGACATCGCCGGCCGCACCATCGCCCTCGACCTCTATGAGACGCACACCATCAGCCTGTTCGGCGTCCAGGGCGGCGGCAAAAGCTACACCCTGGGCAGCATCATGGAAATGGCCTCCCTCCCGGCACCCCCCGTGAACGAGCTACCGCATCCGCTGGCGACAGTGGTCTTCCACTACAGCCAGACGCAGGATTACGCGCCCGAGTTCACGTCCATGGCGCATCCGAACGACGACGAGACGCAGCTCCGAACGCTCAAGGAGCGCTACGGAGCACAGCCCAAAGCCCTCCAGGACGTCCTGCTCCTCGTGCCGGCGGCCCAGCTCGCAGAGCGGCGCTCCGAGTACCCAGGTATCGAGGTGCAGCCCCTCACCTTCGCGTCGAACGAACTGCAGGCCGCGCACTGGCGCTTCCTTATGGGCGCGGTCGGCAACCAGTCCGTCTACATCCGCCAGCTCACTCGCATCATGCGAGCCCACCGGGACAACCTGAACCTGGCGGCCATCCGCCAGGGCGTGGAGGAGTCCGAACTACCCGATCACCTGAAGCGGCTGGCGCAGGAACGGCTCAACCTCGCCGCCGAGTACATCGACGACACAACACGCCTGACCAGCCTGGTCCGGCCAGGTCGGCTGATCATCGTCGACCTGCGCGACGAGTTCATCGAGAAGGACGAAGCACTCGGCCTGTTCGTCGTCCTGATGCAGCTGTTCGCGGAAGCCCGCGACGGCGACGAGCACTTCAACAAGCTCGTGGTGTTCGACGAGGCTCACAAGTACATCGACAGCCCGGACCTGGTGTCAGGGCTGGTTGAGACCGTCCGAGAGATGCGCCACAAGGGCATGAGCATCCTGGTCGCCAGCCAGGACCCACCCTCGGTCCCGATCTCCCTGATCGAACTCTCCGACCATGTCATCCTGCACAAGTTCACCTCCCCCGCGTGGCTCAAGCACCTGCAGAAGGCCAACGCCGCACTCTCCACACTCAGTTCCGACCAGATGTCGCGACTGCAGCCTGGCGAGGCATACGTGTGGGCGAGCAAGGCCACGGACCCGGCGTTCACTCACGGGGCCGTACGCATCCGATGCCGCCCGCGCGTGACCAAGCACGGTGGGGCCACCAAGACGGCTGGCGGAGGACAGTAG
- the mads7 gene encoding methylation-associated defense system protein MAD7, with the protein MALTSVHSKFHHPGVSRVDYKTLHMDRVLTAFLARLWHRGLPSKLSRAGDLTVDDFVDLFLANPDVFEGFDRDTTTRWVNTHLMDLVNRGRVNEAVAGPRPLHGFTYRFRNSRKSRPYGADEQLYEMLAETPSALQELRSFFFSDVDRTTGAIKPGPDTDVETQALLHLVSKAYGKVEDRPDTSKPRRPYPLLCREPARLLAEDVMRLLYHQEHMPRTVLVEYLKILFAFHLALYHLRMIKLLPRAVAAGAVDTSCASGHKGADAAHQCPYRVHLFVDVEGVPGTSAALLAEHSASVWYGRIQRFVKATFEVKKLDEFAEHLMTKRRKLTAPQDRPYFSAAEVLTLLGKGYKSERDNFFDQRVNGVLDDETDPPSEVRQIADLGLSPFDEYIEMLLHYKGRYHRGYIVDCLDSLLLKNRPGALLAQPRGTRGERRFVLDARLLEILLQISLLRPGPDGNLSTSPMRIDEFLAVLRERYGLYVDQLPDSDGFTGADLDDQSALRANSTAFTHRLREIGYYQDMSDAYLTQTITPRYSMGTTLGAEVVR; encoded by the coding sequence ATGGCGCTGACCAGTGTGCACAGCAAGTTCCACCATCCCGGGGTGAGCCGTGTCGACTACAAGACGCTCCACATGGACCGGGTTCTGACCGCTTTCCTGGCTCGCTTGTGGCATCGCGGTCTGCCGAGCAAGCTCAGTCGCGCCGGAGATCTCACCGTCGACGACTTCGTGGACCTCTTCCTGGCCAACCCTGATGTCTTCGAGGGCTTCGACCGGGACACGACGACCCGCTGGGTGAACACACACCTGATGGATCTGGTCAACCGGGGCCGGGTGAACGAGGCCGTGGCGGGCCCCCGCCCTCTTCACGGCTTCACCTACCGCTTCCGCAACAGTCGCAAGTCCCGTCCGTACGGGGCCGATGAGCAGCTCTACGAGATGCTCGCCGAGACGCCCAGTGCGCTGCAGGAGCTGCGGTCGTTCTTCTTCTCTGACGTGGACCGGACCACCGGTGCGATCAAACCGGGTCCTGACACCGACGTGGAGACGCAGGCGCTGCTGCACCTGGTGAGCAAGGCGTACGGCAAGGTCGAGGACCGGCCGGACACGAGCAAGCCCCGCAGGCCCTATCCGCTGCTGTGCCGGGAGCCCGCGCGGCTGCTCGCGGAGGACGTCATGCGGCTGCTCTACCACCAGGAGCACATGCCGCGCACGGTCCTTGTAGAGTACTTGAAGATCCTCTTCGCCTTCCATCTGGCGCTTTACCACTTGCGGATGATCAAACTGCTGCCCAGAGCGGTGGCCGCCGGCGCCGTGGACACCTCGTGTGCGAGTGGGCACAAGGGAGCGGATGCGGCCCATCAATGCCCCTACCGCGTCCACCTCTTCGTGGACGTCGAGGGTGTCCCCGGCACCTCGGCTGCCCTTCTCGCAGAGCACAGCGCCAGCGTGTGGTATGGCCGCATCCAGCGGTTCGTCAAAGCCACGTTCGAGGTGAAGAAGCTGGACGAGTTCGCCGAGCACCTGATGACCAAGCGTCGCAAGCTCACCGCTCCCCAGGACCGTCCCTACTTCTCGGCCGCCGAAGTCCTGACCTTGCTCGGCAAGGGGTACAAGAGTGAGCGGGACAACTTCTTCGACCAGCGCGTGAACGGGGTGCTGGACGACGAGACCGACCCGCCCTCCGAGGTACGGCAGATCGCGGACCTGGGCCTGAGCCCGTTCGACGAATACATCGAGATGCTGCTGCACTACAAGGGCCGATACCACCGCGGATACATCGTCGACTGCCTGGACTCCCTGCTACTGAAGAACCGGCCCGGCGCATTGCTGGCCCAGCCGCGTGGCACCCGGGGGGAGCGCCGCTTCGTCCTCGACGCACGGCTGCTGGAGATTCTGCTGCAGATTTCGCTGCTGCGCCCTGGGCCTGACGGGAATCTGTCGACCTCACCCATGCGTATCGACGAGTTCCTCGCCGTGCTGCGCGAGCGCTACGGCCTGTACGTCGACCAGCTGCCCGACTCGGACGGCTTCACGGGCGCCGACCTCGACGACCAGTCCGCGCTGCGAGCGAACTCCACCGCTTTCACCCATCGCCTCCGCGAGATCGGCTACTACCAGGACATGTCGGACGCCTATCTGACGCAGACCATCACTCCTCGCTACTCCATGGGTACGACGCTCGGCGCGGAGGTGGTCCGGTGA